Within Oncorhynchus tshawytscha isolate Ot180627B unplaced genomic scaffold, Otsh_v2.0 Un_contig_4570_pilon_pilon, whole genome shotgun sequence, the genomic segment ttaaaaaataataataatttcaggtcatgaaacaggggaccactttacatgttgcgtttttatttaGTTGTTCAGTAGAGTTAGTTTAGcaaccaaccagccagctagTAGCTATTTAGCTAGCTACAATATAAAGGTGATGAATGAATGTGAATCTTGGATAACGGTTATCTTGGATAATGTGAATCTTGGATAACGGTTATCTTGGACAATGCGAATCTTGGATAACGGTTATCTTGGATAATGTGAATCTTGGATAATGTGAATCTTGGATAACGGTTATCTTGCATAATGTGAATCTTGGATAACGGTTATCTTGCATAATGTGAATCTTGGATAACGGTTATCTTGCATAATGTGAATCTTGGATAACGGTTATCTTGCATAATGTGAATCTTGGATAACGGTTATCTTGGATAATGTGAATCTTGGATAACGGTTATCTTGGATAATGTGAATCTTGGATAACGGTTATCTTGGATAATGTGAATCTTGGATAACGGTTATCTTGCATAATGTGAATCTTGGATTTCCTGTATTTTATTGATGACGAGTTATCTTGATTGTGAATCTTGGATAACGGGTTATCTTGGAAAGAGGAATCTTGGAGTCCCTGTGGTTATCTTATCAGACTGCATCTTGGAGGAGCAGATTATCTTGGATAATGTTCTACAAGAGGAAGGTTATCTTCTAGATCTTGTAACTGTTATCTTGGATAATGTGAATCTTGGATAACGGTTATCTTATATAAGAGGAATCTTGGATAGATGTTATCTTGGATAATGTGAATCTTGCAGATAGATTCCTGTATTTTATTGATGACAGCAGCTGTGATTGTCTCCTTCCAGCCGAGACGGAGCCTCACGAGGGAAAGAGGAAGGTGGAGTCCCTGTTACCGATATTCAGACTGCATCATCAGAGGAGCAGATATATCTTCGACTTGTTCTACAAGAGGAAGGCCATCAGCAGAGGTAGATGTTACTGTTATATAAGAGGAAGGGGGTCAGCAGAGGTAGATGTTACTGTTATATAAGAGGAAGGCCATCAGCAGAGGTAGATGTTACTGTTATATAAGAGGAAGGCCATCAGCAGAGGTAGATGTTACTGTTATATAAGAGGAAGGCCATCAGCAGAGGTAGATGTTACTGTTATATAAGAGGAAGGCCATCAGCAGAGGTAGATGTTCAGCAGAGGTAGATGTTACTGTTATATAAGAGGAAGGCCATCAGCAGAGGTAGATGTTACTGTTATATAAGAGGAAGGCCGTCAGCAGAGGTAGATGTTACTGTTATATAAGAGGAAGGCCATCAGCAGAGGTAGATGTTACTGTTATATAAGAGGAAGGCCATCAGCAGAGGTAGATGTTACTGTTATATAAGAGGAAGGCAGAGGTAGATGTTACTGTTATATAAGAGGAATCAGCAGAGGTAGATGTTACTGTTATATAAGAGGAAGGCCATCAGCAGAGGTAGATGTTACTGTTATATAAGAGGAAGGCGGTCAGCAGAGGTAGATGTTACTGTTATATAAGAGGAAGGCCATCAGCAGAGGTAGATGTTACATAAGAGGAAGGCCATCAGCAGAGGTAGATGTTACTGTTATATAAGAGGAAGGCCGTCAGCAGAGGTAGATGTTACTGTTATATAAGAGGAAGGCCATCAGCAGAGGTAGATGTTACATAAGAGGAAGGCGGTCAGCAGAGGTAGATGTTATATAAGAGGAAGGCCGTCAGCAGAGGTAGATGTTACATAAGAGGAAGGCGGTCAGCAGAGGTAGATGTTACTGTTATATAAGAGGAAGGCCATCAGCAGAGGTAGATGTTACTGTTATATAAGAGGAAGGCCATCAGCAGAGGTAGATGTTACTGTTATATAAGAGGAAGGCCATCAGCAGAGGTAGATGTTACTGTTATAGGAAGAGGAAGGCCATCAGCAGAGGTAGATGTTACTGTTATATAAGAGGAAGGCCATCAGCAGAGGTAGATGTTACTGTTATATAAGAGGAAGGTGTGTCAGCAGAGGTAGATGTTACTGTTATATAAGAGGAAGGCCATCAGCAGAGGTAGATGTTACTGTTATATAAGAGGAAGGCCAACTCAGCAGAGGTAGATGTTACTGTTATATAAGAGGAAGGCCATCAGCAGAGGTAGATGTTACTGTTATATAAGAGGAAGTTCCCAAGAGCAAACTGGAGGTGGTGAGTACAACGTCAGCAGAGGTAGATGTTACTGTTATATAAGAGGAAGGCCTATAATACAGCAGAGGTAGATGTTACTGTTATATAAGAGGAAGGCCACTACAGCAGAGGTAGATGTTACTGTTATATAAGAGGAAGGCCATCAGCAGACTAGATGTTACTACACTATAATATATAAGAGGAAGGCCACTCAGCACTATAGATGTTACTGTTATATAAGAGGAAGGCCATCAGCAGAGGTAGATGTTACTGCAACACAATATAAGAGGAAGGCCTGCAACACAATACTCAGCAGAGGTAGATGTTACATGTAGAGAGAGCAAACTGCTACACAGCAGAGGTAGATGTTACTACAAGATAAGGTCGGTCACAGAGGTAGATGTTACTATATACTAGGCACCATAATACTACAACAAGGAATAAGGCCTCAGCAGAGGTAGATACTACATAAGAGGAAGGCACGGCTCAGCATAATAGATGTTACTACTGCACTATAATAAGAGGAATACTACTGCACTATACACATCTAGCATAAGGTAGATGTTACTATAAGAGGAATCCTACTACGCATAAGCTAGCTATAATACTGTTACTATAAGAGGAAGGCTATCAGCACTAGGCTCTTTAGGACAGGCACACATACTACTACGCTATAGGCTCCTGTGGGACCTCCAGGACAGGCTCCTGTAGGTGACCTATGCAGGACAGGCTCCTAATACCTACCTATAGGACAGGCTCCTACAGTAATACCTCCAGGATACTACTGCCTGTGGGACCTCCAGGACACATCCTGTACACTATGACTACTCCTATAAGGACAGGCTATAATACCTGTAGGGACCTACACAGGACAGGCTCCTGTATATGACCTCCAGGACAGGCTCCACTATAATGACCTCCAGGACAGGGTTAATACTACTACTAGTTGGCTTATTTTTGGGTTGGGTTTTAggtataatactactacactataatactactgcactatatACATCACTGTgtaatactactgcactgtaatgtgtgtatgtgtgtgtgtgtgtgtgtataagagcTATAATACTACTGACTACTGTATAATAggactgtactatactactgATAAGAACCTGACTCGCTACTAGTGGAAGAAGCAGGGATACACTAGAACCTACACTATAATACCactgcactataatactactgcatCTACAGACTATAAtaccactacactataatacaccaACTATTGGAACCAACTGCATCTGTATAAGTTCCCAAGAGCAAACTGGAGGTACCACTACACTATAATGAGTACAACTACACAATACTATAGTACTACTACAcaactactataatactactacactataatactactgcatacactatatataccacTATCACTATACACTACATCTGTAGACTATAATCCCACTAGAGCAAACTATAAGGTACACTATagtactactacactataacactacactataatactactacactataatactactacactataatactatcactatacactataatactactacactataatactactgcactataatactactacacaaccactataatactactacacaatactactatactactacactataataccacTGCACTATagtactactacactataatactataataccaTGTCTATAATACCACTGCACTATAATGTAGACTATTCCACTATAATAGAGCACTATAAAACTGCACTATAATGAGTACACTATAATACactgcactataatactactgtactataatactactgcactatatactactactgcactataatactactataatacactacactataatactactacactataatactactacactataattaCCACTATAATAGCAACACTATggactataatactactacactataataccactacactataatactactacactataatactactacactataatacactataatactacactataatactactacactataatactactacactataatactactacactataatacactacactataatactactacactactacactactaataccactacactataatacactacactataataccactacactataataccaacactactacactataataccacTACACTAAtaactactactacactataatactactacactataatactactacactataatacactcactactacactataatacatactacactataatactactacactataatactactgcactataatacatacactactacactataatactactacactataatactactacactataataccactgcactatatacatataatactactacactataatactactacactataatactactacactataataccactacactataataccactacactataatactactacactataatactactacactataatactactacactataatacatcactataatactacactataatactactacactataatactactacactataataccactacactataataccactactataataccactacactataataccactacactataataccactacactataatactactacactataatactacactataatactataatactactacactataatactacacacactacactataatactactacactataataccactacactataatactactacactataatactactacactataatactactacactataatactacactataacactacactataatactacactataatactacactataataccactactaatactactacactatataacactataatactactacactataatactactacactataatactactataataccacactataataccactacactataataccactacactataatactactacactataatactactacacactatacataatactactacactataataccactacactataatactactacactataatactactacactataataatacactactacactataatactactacactataatacatacactataataccactacactataataccactacactataataccactacactataatactacactgcactataatactactgcactataatactactacactataatactacactataatactactacactataataccacTGCACTATAAcacatactactacactataatactactacactataatactactgcactataatactactacactataatactactgcactataatacactataatactactacactactaatactactgcactataatactactgcaatactataatactactacactataatactactacactataatactactgcactataatactactacactataatactactacactataatactactgcactataatactactgcactataatactactacactataataatactactataatactactgcactataatactactgcactatatacatcactacactataatactactgcactataatactactacacactatataatcactactacactataatactactgcactatacactacactacactaatactactacactataatactacactatacacatcactactaCACTAATAccacactataatactactacactataatactactacactataatactactacactataataccactgcactataatactactacactataatactactacactatataatactactacactataatactactgcactataatactactgcactataatactactgcactataatacactgcactataatactactgcactatacatcactactacactataatactactacactataatactactgcactataatactactgcactataatactactgcactataatactacacactatacacataatactactgcactataatactactacactataatactactacactataatactactgcactataatactactacactataatactactacactataatactactgcactataatactactacactataatactacactaatactattacactataatactactacattATAATACTACATTATaatactattataatactactactatatactactacattaatactactatactataatcCTACTATCGGTACACTGTCATTTTATATCTCACACACACCtgaggtgtattcattagtgcacaccttagcaaaacattttgcaacgaaAACAATGGTTCCTTATTGGCCAAATTCATGTTTGTTCCTCCCCATTTCAGTTGCTAGTGGGTTaacctctcgctcgctctctctcgctgtctgtcttgtctgtctctgtctctgtctctctccctctctacagggGAGGATTATAGAGTGCACCCACTGTGGCTGCCGAGGCTGCTCCGGCTGAATCGTCAGGATCATCGCCTGACTGTTCTACTCTGGCTCGTCTAGTCAGGTCTGGATCGCCTGGCTGTTTTGCTGTGGGGATCGTCTAGCCTGGCCTGGCTGTTCTGTTCTGGATCGTCAGTTATTTTCTACGGGACATCAGGGCTCATCTACTCCACCTGTGTGCTTCATTACCCTGGAGCGTCTAATCTCAAATACAGCCCACTACTCTCTAGCCCAAAACTCTCTACCCCTActctctaccccctactctcTGCCCCCTACTCTCTACCCCTACCCTCTAGCCCCACTCTCTAGCCCACTACTCTCTAGCCCCCtaccccctactctctagcccctactctctactctctaccccctactctctagcccacTACTCTCTGCCCCCTACTCCTCTAGCCCACTACTCTCTGCCCCCTACTCTCTGCCCCCTACCTCTAGCCCACTACTCTCTACCCCTCTGCCCCCTACTCTCtgccccctactctctagccccctctctagCCTCTAGCCCctactactctctactctctgcccCTACTCTCtgccccctactctctagcccctactctctagcccacTACTCTCTAGCCCaaaactctctctactctcccccctaCTCTCTGCCCCTACTCTCTGCCCCCTACTCCCTGtatagcccctactctctagcccctactctctgaTCTGGGCAACCCCCTACTCTCtgccccctactctctagccccatTCTTTGTGATTGGGCAGCATTCCAGCTGTTTAGTACACACGGTGGTCATTATTAAGTGCTATTGTACCTCATTTACAGTGAAGAGGGCCGTGGGAGAGGGTGGGATGGGAGGCTTTTTCTGCTGTTGAACATGTCATTGCTTTCAACCTGATGAATCTTGTTTTGTTTGTACCTTTTTATAATTTCAATTAAAACTCTCTTGTTTTAAATAATGCCGTCTGTGTGTATGTCACGGGTGGGATCTGAACCAGGGTCTCCCACGTTGGAGAAACCAAGCGTCTTGACCATGGGACCAAGAGGACAATGTGAATTCACATGGCACGGCTGCCTCATCACACCATGAACCAGACACCTCTCTGCAGTCAATCTGAATGGGTTCTGAGACAATAAACCAGACTCTCTG encodes:
- the LOC121844996 gene encoding protein BUD31 homolog, with the protein product MPKVKRSRKPPPDGWELIEPTLDELDQKMREAETEPHEGKRKVESLLPIFRLHHQRSRYIFDLFYKRKAISREEVPKSKLEVGRIIECTHCGCRGCSG